A portion of the Juglans microcarpa x Juglans regia isolate MS1-56 chromosome 1D, Jm3101_v1.0, whole genome shotgun sequence genome contains these proteins:
- the LOC121239140 gene encoding uncharacterized protein LOC121239140 gives MGKKEQKDQKDDGRVEAVLELLRKQAPLTVKQEKFCNKACVERFLKAKGDSVKKAAKNLRACLSWRDGIGTDHLIADEFSAEIAEGVAYVAGHDEESRPILIFRIKQDYQKFHSQKLFTRLLVFTLEVAIQTMPKNVEHFVLLLDASFFRSASGFMNLLLATLKIVAEYYPGRLHKAFVIDPPSLFSYLWKGARPFVELSTATIVVSSLDFEESLDFNDFSTYPGPRASSLRFDPSSLKSTAKIGSCSSSRFSFTVSHHFDSLKPWYLSLTDTSASKVGPTTPSSLGPALISPLNARSFSFASPAARTPPASIYGGSNMTRPTRKSLFPSTPLPQRTTNSEPSKISHPRTPRPSFLQSPAMFFRKDCHVSRNDRSRELFLPFLKFYRRPYDEMIYRSKMRPPLGGLISIVSPHLRRRHVSVSQRF, from the exons ATGGGAAAGAAAGAGCAGAAGGATCAGAAAGACGATGGCAGGGTTGAAGCTGTTCTGGAGCTTCTCAGAAAACAAGCCCCCCTTACAGTAAAGCAG GAGAAGTTCTGCAACAAGGCTTGCGTAGAACGGTTTCTGAAAGCAAAAGGAGATAGTGTGAAGAAAGCTGCGAAGAACTTAAGAGCTTGCCTTTCCTGGAGAGATGGTATTGGCACAG ATCACTTGATAGCAGATGAGTTCTCAGCTGAGATCGCCGAAGGCGTTGCTTATGTGGCCGGTCATGATGAAGAATCCAGACCTATTTTG ATTTTCCGGATTAAGCAAGATTACCAGAAATTCCATTCCCAAAAACT gTTTACTCGTTTGCTGGTGTTTACGCTGGAGGTTGCCATCCAAACCATGCCAAAAAACGTCGAGCACTTCGTTCTTCTTCTCGACGCGA GCTTTTTCAGGTCTGCATCGGGTTTTATGAATTTATTGCTGGCTACACTGAAAATTGTGGCAGAGTACTACCCAGGCAGGCTGCACAAGGCTTTTGTCATTGATCCTCCATCTCTATTCTCTTATCTATGGAAG GGTGCTAGGCCGTTCGTTGAGTTATCAACGGCCACGATTGTTGTATCGTCACTAGATTTTGAAGAATCCCTGGACTTTAACGATTTCTCAACCTACCCAGGACCACGAGCATCGTCCCTTCGGTTTGACCCTTCGTCTTTGAAATCAACGGCCAAGATCGGCTCATGCTCATCCTCCCGCTTCTCGTTCACGGTCTCGCACCACTTTGACTCGCTGAAACCTTGGTACCTAAGCTTAACTGACACGTCAGCTTCGAAAGTAGGTCCCACGACACCATCTTCTTTGGGCCCCGCACTAATTTCCCCACTCAACGCTCGATCCTTCTCGTTCGCATCACCGGCTGCGAGAACTCCACCTGCGAGCATCTACGGTGGAAGCAACATGACTAGGCCAACGAGGAAATCTCTGTTCCCTTCAACCCCGTTGCCACAGCGTACCACCAACAGTGAGCCTAGCAAAATCTCCCACCCTCGAACCCCACGGCCCTCGTTTCTCCAATCACCGGCCATGTTTTTCCGTAAGGATTGCCACGTCAGCCGTAACGACAGGTCTAGGGAGTTGTTCTTGCCATTCTTGAAGTTCTACAGGAGGCCATACGATGAGATGATTTACAGGTCAAAGATGAGGCCCCCACTTGGTGGACTAATCTCCATCGTTTCTCCCCACCTAAGACGCCGCCACGTGTCCGTATCACAACGGTTCTGA
- the LOC121236450 gene encoding 5'-nucleotidase SurE, translated as MENIHRPTIMVTNDDGIDAPGLRALVRVLVSTDCYNVQVCAPDSEKSAVSHCITWRHPISAKRVHIDGATAFAVCGTPADCASLGISKALFPTISDLVISGINMGSNCGYHIIYSGTVAGAREAFFNGVPSVSISYDWVGGKSNVHDYTLAAEACLPIISAIVDEIRNQNYPHRCFLNIDLPTDVANHKGYKLTKQGTSIFKMGWRQVTSDMQGEKMASTMTMESNSEASAETQTSPLSPENPLFRRELISIEHGDNDTDHRILQEGYITVTPLGALSPAEKDSHAFFQNWLPSVAAHPSSSSL; from the exons ATGGAGAACATCCACAGGCCCACGATCATGGTCACCAACGACGACGGAATTGACGCGCCAGGTCTCCGAGCCCTGGTTCGCGTCCTCGTTTCCACGGATTGCTACAATGTTCAAGTCTGCGCTCCGGATTC GGAAAAGTCAGCTGTTAGCCATTGTATCACTTGGCGTCACCCAATTTCTGCCAAGCGAGTACATATTGATGGAGCAACAGCCTTTGCAGTTTGTG GAACTCCGGCCGACTGTGCTTCTTTGGGAATCTCCAAAGCACTCTTTCCTACAATTTCTGATCTG GTGATCAGTGGCATAAACATGGGAAGCAACTGTGGTTATCACAT AATTTACTCTGGCACAGTTGCTGGTGCTCGAGAGGCCTTTTTCAATGGTGTACCTTCTGTCTCTATATCATACGATTG GGTTGGAGGTAAGAGCAATGTTCATGACTATACACTTGCTGCTGAGGCTTGTTTACCGATCATAAGTGCAATTGTGGATGAGATCAGGAATCAAAATTATCCTCATAGATGCTTTTTGAATATTGATCTACCAACAGATGTTGCTAATCATAAg GGGTATAAGCTGACTAAGCAGGGTACAAGCATATTCAAAATGGGATGGAGACAAGTTACTTCTGACATGCAAGGAGAAAAAATGGCATCGACTATGACTATGGAGTCTAACTCAGAAGCATCAGCAGAAACTCAAACATCACCTTTATCGCCGGAAAATCCTTTGTTCAGGAGGGAA TTGATCAGTATTGAACATGGCGACAATGATACGGACCACCGAATTCTTCAGGAAGGATAT ATTACTGTCACTCCTCTTGGTGCCCTTTCACCTGCAGAGAAAGATTCTCATGCCTTCTTTCAAAATTGGCTGCCAAGTGTGGCTGCACAcccctcttcttcatccttaTAA